Proteins co-encoded in one Montipora capricornis isolate CH-2021 chromosome 12, ASM3666992v2, whole genome shotgun sequence genomic window:
- the LOC138026734 gene encoding sensory neuron membrane protein 2-like has protein sequence MCSKKVAGIIAVIIGVVLVVIGITLGVVLTNMIQKAVEEEVCVNNKESPGYKRWEGPTEITTKVYFWNITNRDAFLYRSQKPTLKETGPYVYTTKAKQVGVKFENGKVTSTSFDQITFNKTLTKKECPKCSKHDQVTVLNPAYLGLMKEFGSAKDFSTALIPLALKILFKQLTGNQTGSENSTYMKMGQARSELELVYGSSNPAFGSWVRANYPSLPHGNFSETQMRGLYGALMNASKFGPFSNPSLLKRCTHRNTPFVSIECGLVINLNIYIKSRQLQLHKVKSFIESLLCPDSTSCFNTSLNTSLLMIAQFVTDPLPKFVMRYLDDQNYGLTATRKQSDISLGYVMTNLPIPPRFESGIPVPGILTSHDSEIQAKANGTNSTFYTCESSEGDRFAYAAIGGENKVNQSLYPNATEEQLKVHGYYSQFPGQKGLKPCSTDYRGLAESYPIFLPEFRFAVPVTYKRVVKVHSIPMHRYVLRSDAVNVNNVTVFKRGIFDVTRLLGGPLYISLPGFLHGDPSLYNKLKLQKPRPRKYGSYLNIEPVSGTAMQLKLRIQLNGVIISKSLFKEYHGHSNVSFVNKFIPIWWSETSASIDEETAKEYNSQLFGSLRLSCGLVVALPLIGGILLILGIIVIVYAVKKNTSSVTTE, from the exons GAAGGACCGACTGAAATTACAACTAAAGTGTACTTCTGGAATATAACAAACAGGGATGCATTCCTTTATCGGAGTCAAAAACCCACG TTGAAAGAAACAGGCCCATATGTTTACACCacaaaagcaaaacaagtgGGAGTCAAATTCGAAAATGGAAAGGTGACCAGTACGTCGTTTGATCAAATCACATTCAACAAGACACTGACAAAAAAGGAATGTCCGAAATGCTCTAAGCATGACCAG GTCACTGTCTTAAACCCAGCCTACCTAGGGCTGATGAAAGAATTTGGATCAGCGAAGGATTTCAGCACTGCATTGATACCGCTTGCATTGAAGATCCTGTTTAAGCAATTGACTGGTAACCAAACAGGAAGCGAGAATTCCACATATATGAAAATGGGACAAGCGCGCAGTGAATTGGAACTCGTATACGGCTCGTCCAACCCTGCCTTTGGTTCTTGGGTGAGAGCAAACTATCCGTCATTACCGCATGGTAATTTCTCTGAGACACAAATGCGAGGTCTGTACGGGGCCTTGATGAATGCTTCGAAGTTTGGACCGTTTTCAAATCCAAGCCTTCTCAAAAGGTGTACACATAGAAATACACCGTTCGTATCTATAGAATGTGGTCTTGTAATCAATCTTAATATATACATCAAAAGTCGGCAGCTGCAGCTGCATAAAGTCAAGTCTTTCATTGAGAGCCTTTTGTGTCCAGATTCGACCTCCTGTTTCAATACCAGTCTCAATACATCTCTACTGATGATTGCGCAATTTGTTACGGATCCACTTCCCAAATTTGTCATGAGATATTTGGATGACCAAAACTATGGACTCACTGCCACTCGAAAGCAGAGCGATATATCCCTTGGTTATGTTATGACTAACTTACCGATCCCTCCACGATTCGAGTCGGGAATACCCGTGCCGGGTATATTGACCTCTCATGACAGCGAAATACAGGCCAAGGCGAATGGAACCAATTCAACCTTCTACACGTGTGAATCTTCAGAAGGAGACCGATTTGCTTATGCAG CCATAGGTGGTGAAAACAAGGTTAATCAATCTCTCTATCCTAACGCAACCGAAGAACAACTGAAAGTTCATGGATACTACAGTCAGTTCCCTGGACAAAAAGGTTTAAAGCCATGTTCTACTGACTACCGTGGACTGGCTGAAAGCTATCCGATCTTTTTGCCTGAGTTTCGTTTTGCTGTTCCAGTAACTTACAAAAGAGTTGTTAAAGTGCACAGCATTCCCATGCACAGATACGTGTTACGATCCGATGCTGTTAATGTTAATAATGTCACAGTATTCAAACGAGGGATATTCGACGTCACACGATTGTTAGGAGGTCCTTTGTACATAAGTCTTCCTGGGTTCCTTCATGGCGACCCGAGTTTGTACAACAAATTGAAACTGCAAAAACCTCGTCCAAGAAAGTATGGATCCTAT TTGAATATTGAGCCAGTATCGGGAACAGCCATGCAACTCAAACTTCGCATTCAGCTGAATGGAGTAATTATCTCcaaatctttatttaaagaaTACCATGGCCATTCCAATGTGAGCTTTGTGAACAAATTTATTCCCATCTGGTGGTCAGAAACCTCTGCAAGCATTGATGAAGAAACAGCCAAAGAATACAACTCTCAG CTGTTTGGAAGCCTGCGATTGTCCTGTGGTTTGGTGGTTGCCTTGCCATTGATTGGCGGTATTTTACTTATTCTTGGTATCATTGTAATTGTATATGCTGTCAAGAAAAACACTTCATCTGTAACGACAGAGTGA